In a single window of the Micromonospora inositola genome:
- a CDS encoding response regulator transcription factor, translating into MGLVLVVEDDDRIARLVSRALRDDGHVVERAGTGRDGLDTALATEFDLVMLDLMLPGISGVEILHRLVGSRPDQRVFILSAVPEIGTRVACLEAGAADFLVKPFAVAELVARVRARMRAPAPGPAQRSLSVGPICLDLRLRRASVSGRQVELSLREFLLLQHLMERTGQACSRAELLADVWGLLFDPGSNVVDVYIRRLRTKLDTPERVETVRNVGYRFIAE; encoded by the coding sequence GTGGGGCTGGTACTTGTGGTGGAGGACGACGACCGAATCGCTCGGCTTGTGTCGCGCGCGCTGCGTGACGACGGGCACGTCGTTGAGCGGGCAGGAACCGGGCGGGACGGTCTGGATACGGCTCTCGCCACAGAGTTTGATCTTGTCATGCTGGATCTGATGTTACCCGGCATCAGCGGTGTCGAGATCCTTCACCGGCTCGTTGGCTCCCGCCCCGACCAACGTGTCTTCATACTGTCCGCGGTGCCGGAGATCGGCACCAGGGTCGCCTGCCTGGAGGCGGGCGCGGCCGACTTTCTCGTCAAGCCGTTCGCGGTGGCGGAGCTGGTGGCCCGGGTGCGGGCGAGGATGCGCGCCCCCGCCCCGGGTCCGGCGCAGCGTTCCTTGTCCGTGGGGCCGATCTGCCTGGATCTTCGGCTGCGCCGCGCCTCGGTGTCCGGTCGGCAGGTCGAGCTGTCGCTGCGGGAGTTCCTTTTGCTTCAGCACCTGATGGAGCGAACCGGGCAGGCGTGCAGCCGGGCCGAGCTGTTGGCCGACGTCTGGGGACTTCTGTTCGACCCGGGCAGCAACGTGGTCGACGTGTACATTCGCCGGCTCAGAACCAAGCTGGACACCCCCGAGCGGGTGGAGACAGTACGCAATGTCGGGTATCGATTCATCGCGGAATGA
- a CDS encoding L,D-transpeptidase: MTVTPAADATKVSPIEQVVVAVENGTLKGVSVAAGGKTVAGKLGSDDQTWRSTGKLAYGKTYTVTVSVADSTGALTEHTSSFSTLKPAGTASVTFQANALTALQAGGTYGVGQPIMVNFSRSVKNRAEAEKAMVVETTPAVEGRWRWIDGQNAHWRPAKYWTPGTKISVKVNLFGHDLGKGVYGGSNASTNFTIGPSRIAIADASTHRMKVYIDGKMVRDIPISMGKGGTAKGANGEVISYWTRSGPHVVMTREPAHRMTSASYGLVDPKDPNYYDEIIKLCLRISYSGEFVHMADWNIDAQGDRNTSHGCINVGPDHARWFYDTFRLGDVVEVRNTPRRMGLTDGVGDWTVPWDKW; encoded by the coding sequence GTGACCGTCACGCCGGCTGCGGATGCCACGAAGGTCTCGCCGATCGAGCAGGTCGTCGTGGCGGTGGAGAACGGCACGCTCAAGGGCGTCTCGGTGGCCGCGGGGGGTAAGACCGTCGCCGGCAAGCTGGGCAGCGACGATCAGACGTGGCGTTCGACCGGCAAGCTGGCCTATGGCAAGACCTACACGGTCACCGTGTCGGTGGCCGACTCCACCGGCGCGCTGACGGAGCACACGAGCAGCTTCAGCACCCTCAAGCCGGCCGGGACCGCCTCCGTCACGTTCCAGGCCAACGCGCTGACGGCCCTGCAGGCCGGCGGCACGTACGGGGTCGGCCAGCCGATCATGGTGAACTTCAGCAGGTCGGTCAAGAACCGCGCCGAGGCTGAGAAGGCGATGGTGGTGGAGACCACCCCGGCGGTCGAAGGACGGTGGCGCTGGATCGACGGCCAGAACGCGCACTGGCGGCCGGCGAAGTACTGGACCCCGGGCACGAAGATCTCGGTGAAGGTCAACCTCTTCGGTCATGATCTCGGCAAGGGTGTCTACGGCGGCTCCAACGCCAGCACGAACTTCACCATCGGCCCGTCCCGCATCGCCATCGCCGACGCCAGCACCCACCGGATGAAGGTCTATATCGACGGCAAGATGGTACGGGACATCCCGATCAGCATGGGCAAGGGCGGCACCGCCAAGGGCGCGAACGGAGAGGTCATCAGCTATTGGACGCGCTCCGGCCCGCACGTGGTGATGACCCGGGAGCCCGCGCACCGGATGACCTCCGCCAGCTACGGGCTCGTCGATCCCAAGGACCCCAACTACTACGACGAGATCATCAAGCTCTGTCTGCGGATCTCGTACTCCGGCGAGTTCGTCCACATGGCTGACTGGAACATCGATGCGCAGGGCGACCGGAACACCTCGCACGGCTGCATCAACGTCGGACCGGACCATGCCCGATGGTTCTACGACACGTTCCGGCTCGGTGACGTGGTCGAGGTGCGCAACACCCCTCGACGGATGGGGCTCACCGACGGGGTGGGCGACTGGACCGTACCGTGGGACAAGTGGTGA
- a CDS encoding ThuA domain-containing protein yields the protein MKALSRVLAVLALVVGLVAPAVPAAAEAAQYNVLVFSKTTGYRHASIPDGIAAIKKLGQDNGFAVDATEDDTQFTDANLAKYDAVIFLSTTGDPVTRPEAKAAFERYIQAGGGYLGVHAASDSGYNWAWYGGLVGAYFRDHPAIQPALVRVVGQGTEATQDLPNKWWRTDEWYNFQTNPRAAVRVLARMDESTYNPVGYTGGYMGADHPMAWCHRYDGGRAVYTALGHTNASYTEPLFLKHLLGGIKMAAGQAKFNCDPED from the coding sequence ATGAAGGCATTGTCAAGAGTGCTGGCCGTGTTGGCGCTCGTTGTCGGTCTGGTCGCGCCCGCGGTCCCGGCCGCAGCGGAAGCCGCGCAATACAACGTCCTCGTCTTCTCGAAGACGACTGGCTACCGCCACGCCTCCATTCCCGACGGCATCGCCGCCATCAAGAAACTCGGCCAGGACAACGGCTTCGCGGTCGACGCGACCGAGGACGACACACAGTTCACCGACGCGAACCTGGCGAAGTACGACGCGGTCATCTTCCTGTCGACCACCGGCGACCCGGTGACCAGGCCGGAGGCGAAGGCCGCGTTCGAACGCTACATCCAGGCCGGTGGCGGCTACCTCGGCGTCCACGCCGCTTCGGACAGCGGCTACAACTGGGCCTGGTACGGCGGCCTCGTCGGCGCCTACTTCCGCGACCACCCCGCCATCCAGCCGGCTCTGGTCCGCGTCGTGGGACAAGGCACGGAGGCCACCCAGGACCTGCCGAACAAGTGGTGGCGCACGGACGAGTGGTACAACTTCCAGACCAATCCGCGCGCAGCGGTCCGGGTCCTCGCCAGGATGGACGAGTCGACCTACAACCCGGTCGGCTACACCGGCGGATACATGGGGGCGGACCACCCGATGGCGTGGTGCCACCGCTATGACGGCGGGCGCGCCGTGTACACGGCACTCGGCCACACCAACGCCTCGTACACGGAACCGCTCTTCCTGAAGCACCTGCTCGGTGGCATCAAGATGGCGGCCGGCCAGGCCAAGTTCAACTGCGATCCGGAGGACTGA
- a CDS encoding ROK family transcriptional regulator, with translation MSLATPLRTPAEPAAPAGSATMRRNNLALVLRHLQHQGPRSRADIVVETRLSKATVSSLVAELVDRGLVREGALRQEGAIGRPARILEVDGSRVGALGLEVNVDYIAVFGRDLGGQILVRRRVAFDAMNATPDEALSRLAVMTREALAEMTRRGAVPAGITVAIPGLIDVARGHVLLAPNLGWREVPVAERLAAELGAGIPVRVDNDANLSALAEFREGSAAGTADLVYLTGEVGVGGGVIVGGRLLRGPDGFAGEVGHMSVDPGGIECGCGRRGCWETKVGLAALVRLATPDQGYAAPGPVPDPEVRLAGILDMAAAGDQPTHLAFAEVGRWLGLGCSILVNLFNPHVLVLGGYFARVAQFVVPTAQAELDRLVLAGQAGMCRIEASTLGFEAAVRGGCGVAIERVLDDPTSVPPVTVVQSGIR, from the coding sequence GTGAGCCTCGCGACGCCACTTCGCACACCGGCTGAGCCGGCCGCGCCCGCGGGCTCGGCGACGATGCGGCGGAACAACCTCGCGCTCGTGCTGCGGCACCTGCAACACCAGGGGCCACGCTCACGCGCCGACATCGTGGTCGAGACGCGCTTGAGCAAGGCCACCGTCTCGAGCCTGGTCGCCGAGCTCGTCGATCGGGGACTGGTGCGCGAGGGCGCGCTTCGACAGGAGGGGGCGATCGGTCGGCCGGCGCGGATCCTCGAGGTCGACGGTTCGCGGGTCGGCGCTCTCGGGCTCGAAGTCAACGTCGACTACATCGCCGTGTTCGGCCGTGATCTCGGCGGCCAGATCCTCGTCCGGCGCCGCGTCGCGTTTGACGCGATGAACGCGACACCTGACGAAGCGCTGTCCCGGTTGGCTGTAATGACCCGCGAGGCGCTGGCCGAGATGACGCGGCGCGGGGCGGTGCCCGCGGGGATCACCGTCGCGATCCCGGGTCTCATCGACGTCGCGCGCGGCCACGTGCTGCTGGCCCCCAACCTGGGGTGGCGCGAGGTCCCCGTCGCGGAGCGCCTGGCGGCGGAACTCGGTGCGGGCATACCGGTGCGCGTGGACAACGACGCCAACCTGTCGGCGCTCGCCGAGTTTCGCGAGGGGAGCGCAGCCGGCACCGCCGACCTCGTCTATCTCACCGGAGAGGTCGGGGTCGGCGGCGGGGTCATCGTCGGGGGCCGGCTGCTCCGTGGTCCCGATGGTTTCGCCGGCGAGGTAGGCCACATGTCGGTCGACCCCGGTGGCATCGAGTGCGGTTGCGGCCGGCGCGGGTGCTGGGAGACGAAGGTCGGCTTGGCCGCCCTCGTGCGGCTCGCGACTCCCGACCAGGGGTACGCCGCCCCCGGTCCCGTACCGGATCCCGAGGTCAGGCTCGCCGGCATCCTCGACATGGCCGCAGCCGGCGACCAACCGACGCACCTCGCCTTCGCCGAGGTCGGCCGGTGGCTGGGCCTCGGCTGCTCGATCCTGGTCAACCTGTTCAACCCACACGTGCTGGTCCTCGGCGGCTATTTCGCACGCGTCGCCCAGTTCGTGGTCCCGACCGCGCAGGCCGAGCTCGACCGACTCGTTCTCGCGGGCCAGGCGGGAATGTGCCGGATCGAGGCTTCAACGCTCGGCTTCGAGGCGGCCGTACGCGGTGGCTGCGGCGTTGCCATCGAGCGGGTGCTCGACGATCCGACGAGCGTTCCCCCGGTGACCGTTGTCCAGAGCGGGATCAGATGA
- a CDS encoding PQQ-dependent sugar dehydrogenase — MKRRLALAVAGLTTTALVATPTVAMAEPGTTSAPPETNFQKVTLNDHPGEPMDLAVLPDSRVLHVTRPGEVWLHDPATGRNTVAATLDVYRHDEEGLQNVAIDPNFGKAGNNWVYLYYSPPMNTPVDDPSTPNINEGDAPAWGTPADFGPFKGVIRLSRFRLVKDKLDLSTEQQILDVPIDRGICCHVGGDIVFDAKGNLYLSTGDDTNPFESGGYTPIDERPGRNPAYDAQRSAANTNDLRGKILRIKVRDGGGYTIPDGNLFPAGTPRTRPEIYLMGLRNPFRIEFNRQTDELYVADYSPDAGQADPQRGPAGQGKWAAVRKAGNYGWPYCATAQLPYVDYDFATGQSGAPFNCSAPINESPHNTGLRELPPVQQPDVWYGYGPSAQFPELGTGGIGPMAGPAYHFASPTTRGRAPVAWPAYYDGIPLFHEWTRDYVKGFRLDSGGDLSGIEPVLSSFTFDNPMDLEFGPDGALYVLEYGDGFFSENPDAQLARIDYTGWKGNHTPVPQVSATPTNGLAPLTVTFESVGTTDYDGDRLSYAWDLDNDGKVDSHAANPTFTYQKNGLYNATLKVSDPGGLSASASVRVVVGNAQPVVELVKPVAGQPFKFGDTVQFEVRVTDDQPVDCSRVSVTYVLGHDTHGHPQTTANGCTGSIQTTVPSGHDPANDHLTAVFVASYTDAGGNGLPALTGSDQVVLVPTA, encoded by the coding sequence ATGAAGAGACGACTCGCGCTCGCCGTAGCGGGCCTGACTACCACCGCGCTCGTCGCCACGCCCACCGTCGCGATGGCCGAGCCAGGCACGACAAGCGCGCCCCCGGAGACGAATTTCCAAAAGGTGACCCTCAACGACCACCCGGGCGAGCCGATGGACCTCGCCGTGCTGCCCGACAGCAGGGTGCTGCACGTGACCCGCCCGGGTGAGGTCTGGCTGCACGACCCCGCCACGGGCCGCAACACCGTCGCCGCGACGCTGGACGTCTACCGGCACGACGAAGAGGGCCTGCAGAACGTCGCGATCGATCCCAACTTCGGCAAGGCCGGGAACAACTGGGTCTATCTGTACTACTCGCCGCCGATGAACACCCCGGTCGACGACCCGTCGACCCCGAACATCAACGAGGGCGACGCGCCGGCCTGGGGCACCCCTGCGGACTTCGGGCCGTTCAAGGGGGTCATCCGCCTCTCCCGGTTCCGGTTGGTCAAGGACAAGCTGGACCTGTCCACCGAGCAGCAGATCCTCGACGTACCGATCGACCGGGGCATCTGCTGCCACGTCGGCGGAGACATCGTCTTCGACGCCAAGGGCAACCTGTACCTGTCCACCGGTGACGACACCAACCCGTTCGAATCGGGCGGCTACACGCCTATCGACGAGCGCCCCGGCCGCAACCCGGCTTACGACGCGCAACGCAGCGCGGCCAACACCAACGACCTGCGCGGCAAGATCCTGCGCATCAAGGTCCGCGACGGCGGGGGCTACACCATCCCGGACGGCAACCTCTTCCCGGCGGGCACGCCCCGCACGCGGCCCGAGATCTACCTGATGGGCCTGCGCAACCCGTTCCGGATCGAGTTCAACCGCCAGACCGACGAGCTGTACGTCGCCGACTACTCGCCGGACGCGGGCCAGGCCGATCCGCAGCGCGGGCCGGCCGGGCAGGGCAAGTGGGCCGCCGTCCGCAAGGCCGGCAACTACGGATGGCCCTACTGCGCCACCGCGCAGCTGCCGTACGTGGACTACGACTTCGCCACCGGCCAGTCCGGGGCACCGTTCAACTGCTCCGCGCCGATCAATGAGTCACCGCACAACACCGGGCTGCGGGAGCTGCCACCGGTGCAGCAGCCGGACGTGTGGTACGGCTACGGCCCCTCGGCGCAGTTCCCCGAGCTGGGCACCGGCGGCATCGGACCGATGGCCGGGCCCGCGTACCACTTCGCCTCCCCGACGACGCGGGGACGCGCCCCGGTGGCGTGGCCCGCGTACTACGACGGCATTCCGCTGTTCCACGAGTGGACCCGGGACTACGTGAAGGGCTTCCGGCTGGACTCCGGCGGTGACCTCAGCGGCATCGAGCCGGTGCTCTCCTCGTTCACCTTCGACAACCCGATGGACCTGGAGTTCGGCCCGGACGGCGCGCTCTACGTGCTCGAGTACGGCGACGGCTTCTTCAGCGAGAACCCGGACGCGCAGCTGGCCCGGATCGACTACACCGGCTGGAAGGGCAACCACACCCCGGTGCCCCAGGTATCGGCCACGCCCACCAACGGGCTCGCGCCACTGACCGTCACGTTCGAAAGTGTTGGCACCACCGACTACGACGGCGATCGGCTGTCGTACGCGTGGGACCTCGACAACGACGGCAAGGTCGACTCGCACGCGGCGAACCCGACGTTCACGTACCAGAAGAACGGCCTCTACAACGCCACGCTCAAGGTGAGCGACCCAGGAGGACTGTCGGCTTCCGCATCGGTCCGGGTCGTGGTCGGCAACGCCCAGCCCGTGGTGGAGCTGGTCAAGCCGGTCGCGGGCCAGCCCTTCAAATTCGGCGACACCGTGCAGTTCGAGGTACGGGTGACCGACGACCAGCCGGTGGACTGCTCCCGGGTCAGCGTCACGTACGTCCTCGGCCACGACACGCACGGGCACCCGCAGACCACCGCCAACGGCTGCACCGGCTCGATCCAGACGACGGTGCCGTCCGGCCACGACCCGGCGAACGACCACCTGACCGCCGTGTTCGTCGCGTCCTACACCGACGCCGGTGGGAACGGTCTGCCCGCCCTGACCGGATCGGACCAGGTCGTCCTGGTCCCCACCGCCTAG
- a CDS encoding sugar phosphate isomerase/epimerase family protein codes for MCYGYDGEAALRRSVIDRRSLLRGSLAALAGVGLASGIGATAASATTRTTGRHHVPPGLISIQLWTVRDALWGSPGYDATLAHLAKIGYPKVELALGYFGRTAAQLRQFLDGIGIKASSSHDGISGDAAGLEQKIQNAITLGQSFMVVPYLNSDREDDWKRWAEQMNVEAAAAAAAGLRYGYHNHAHEFTIDLGGGRRPWDVLTEELDPGLVHLEVDIYWAVTGGINSGDGVADPEGFTLDVIRSAPQRVLQYHVKDRHESDGDMADLGTGMIDFARIFREHSVQEYIVENDTPDVTPQQTAEVGYRYLRNLRF; via the coding sequence ATGTGTTACGGATACGACGGAGAGGCCGCGCTGCGGCGGTCCGTCATTGACCGACGGAGCCTGCTGCGCGGTTCACTGGCGGCGCTCGCCGGTGTCGGCCTGGCGTCGGGGATCGGCGCGACGGCCGCGTCGGCCACCACCCGCACAACCGGGCGGCACCACGTGCCCCCGGGCCTCATCAGCATCCAGCTGTGGACGGTACGCGACGCGCTGTGGGGTTCGCCGGGGTACGACGCCACCCTCGCCCACCTCGCCAAGATCGGCTACCCGAAGGTGGAGCTGGCGCTCGGCTACTTCGGGCGTACCGCTGCCCAGCTGCGCCAGTTCCTGGACGGCATCGGCATCAAGGCCAGCTCCAGCCACGACGGGATCAGCGGTGACGCCGCCGGCCTGGAACAGAAGATCCAGAACGCGATCACCCTGGGCCAGTCGTTCATGGTGGTGCCATACCTGAACTCCGACCGCGAGGACGACTGGAAGCGCTGGGCGGAACAGATGAACGTCGAGGCCGCCGCGGCGGCCGCGGCCGGCCTGCGCTACGGCTACCACAACCACGCCCACGAGTTCACCATCGACCTCGGAGGTGGCCGGCGCCCCTGGGACGTGCTGACCGAGGAGCTCGATCCCGGGCTCGTACACCTGGAGGTCGACATCTACTGGGCCGTCACCGGCGGCATCAACTCAGGCGATGGAGTGGCGGACCCGGAGGGCTTCACGCTGGACGTCATCCGCTCCGCGCCGCAGCGTGTCCTGCAGTACCACGTCAAGGACCGGCACGAGTCCGACGGCGACATGGCCGACCTGGGCACCGGGATGATCGATTTTGCCCGGATCTTCCGGGAGCACTCGGTGCAGGAGTACATCGTCGAAAACGACACCCCCGATGTGACACCGCAGCAGACGGCCGAGGTCGGCTACCGCTACCTGCGCAACCTGCGGTTCTGA
- a CDS encoding alpha/beta hydrolase has translation MRRPSALSVAVAVGLALAGLSAPATAVAATDSATTTGVAALALVHASDGAYVAKETTVGPRLVDLTIQSPALDRAANVRLLTPDGWEQRAPGDRWPVLYLLHGCCDSYVSWTRSTDVATIPELRDVLVVMPEAGAAGWYSDWWNGGQGGAPAWETFHLSEVRQIIERGYGAGPKRVVAGLSMGGFGAMSYAARNPGMFRAAASFSGVVHPLRDPSYWLPFFGRTGLDPYALWGDPVAQQDIWEAHDPHYLAKQLRHTALFVASGDGTPGGPFDPPGRTNSLEALIYQENVDFVDQLRDVGVSVATDFYGPGTHSWPYWQRELHRALPMLLHALETGRGVATHSLDEAVQRTSLLPICSPGQSPASHLLGR, from the coding sequence ATGAGGAGACCATCGGCGCTCAGCGTCGCCGTCGCGGTCGGGCTCGCGTTGGCCGGACTCTCCGCACCGGCAACGGCCGTCGCGGCGACCGACTCGGCGACGACCACTGGTGTCGCCGCCCTCGCACTCGTCCATGCCTCCGACGGCGCGTACGTGGCCAAGGAGACGACCGTCGGGCCGCGCCTGGTCGATCTCACGATCCAGTCGCCAGCACTCGACCGAGCCGCCAACGTACGCCTGCTGACGCCGGACGGGTGGGAGCAGCGGGCTCCCGGGGACCGGTGGCCCGTGCTCTACCTGCTGCACGGCTGCTGCGACTCGTACGTCAGCTGGACCCGCTCGACCGACGTCGCGACCATCCCCGAACTCCGGGACGTCCTGGTCGTCATGCCGGAGGCCGGTGCCGCCGGCTGGTACAGCGACTGGTGGAACGGCGGCCAGGGCGGTGCCCCGGCGTGGGAGACGTTCCACTTGAGCGAGGTGCGCCAGATCATCGAGCGGGGGTACGGCGCAGGCCCGAAGCGCGTGGTGGCCGGCCTCTCGATGGGCGGCTTCGGGGCGATGTCGTACGCCGCCCGCAACCCGGGCATGTTCCGGGCGGCGGCCTCCTTCAGCGGGGTCGTGCATCCGTTGCGGGACCCGTCGTACTGGTTGCCGTTCTTCGGGCGCACCGGGCTGGACCCGTACGCGCTGTGGGGCGACCCGGTGGCGCAGCAGGACATCTGGGAAGCCCACGACCCGCACTACCTGGCGAAGCAACTTCGACACACTGCGCTTTTCGTGGCCAGCGGCGACGGCACCCCCGGCGGGCCGTTCGACCCGCCGGGGCGCACCAACAGCCTGGAGGCGCTCATCTATCAGGAAAACGTCGACTTCGTCGATCAACTGCGCGATGTGGGCGTCTCCGTCGCGACCGACTTCTACGGCCCCGGCACCCACAGCTGGCCGTACTGGCAGCGGGAACTGCACCGGGCGCTGCCGATGCTTCTCCACGCGCTCGAGACGGGGCGCGGTGTGGCTACCCACTCCCTCGATGAGGCCGTTCAGCGCACTTCGCTGCTCCCAATCTGCTCCCCCGGTCAGTCGCCGGCCAGCCACTTGCTCGGCAGATGA
- a CDS encoding MalY/PatB family protein, which yields MASPAPSADGSAAQNPLTLLTLDELRQRTSVKWRMHPPDVLPLWVAELDVPLAPAVADALRRAIDLGDTGYAHGTAYAEALGDFAARRWGWHNFRVDHTAVVPDVMMGIVEALRLVTDPGDAVVVCSPVYPPFYAFVTHAGRQVIEAPLGPDLRMDRAALDEAFRRARACGRRPAFLLCNPHNPTGVVHRRDELEAVAALADRHGLRVISDEIHAPLALPGTHFTPYLTVAGAENAFALISASKAWNLAGLKAALAVAGPQAAADLNRMPEEVSHGPSHLGVIAHTAAFRAGGPWLDLLLAGLDANRTLLATLLAKHLPSVTYHRPEGTYLAWLDCTGLGIATAQPDGEPGVASEVAGPAKMFLDRARVALSSGHVFGTGGAGFVRLNFATSPAILTDAVTRMGRAVDAHHPSAG from the coding sequence ATGGCAAGCCCTGCCCCCTCCGCCGACGGCTCCGCGGCCCAGAATCCGCTCACCCTGCTCACGCTGGACGAACTCCGGCAGCGCACCAGCGTGAAATGGCGCATGCACCCGCCCGACGTGCTCCCCCTCTGGGTCGCGGAGCTGGACGTACCCCTCGCTCCAGCCGTGGCCGACGCGCTCCGCCGCGCGATCGACCTCGGTGACACCGGTTACGCGCACGGTACGGCGTACGCCGAAGCGCTCGGCGACTTCGCCGCCCGGCGCTGGGGCTGGCACAACTTCCGCGTCGACCACACTGCGGTCGTACCCGACGTGATGATGGGCATCGTCGAGGCTCTCCGGCTCGTGACCGACCCCGGAGACGCGGTGGTGGTCTGCTCCCCCGTGTACCCGCCCTTTTACGCCTTCGTCACCCACGCCGGCCGGCAGGTGATCGAGGCCCCACTCGGACCCGACCTGCGGATGGACCGCGCCGCTCTCGACGAGGCCTTCCGCCGGGCCCGGGCCTGCGGCCGCCGGCCGGCGTTCCTGCTGTGCAACCCGCACAACCCGACCGGCGTCGTCCACCGCCGCGATGAGCTCGAGGCCGTCGCCGCACTGGCCGACCGGCACGGCCTGCGAGTGATCTCCGACGAGATCCACGCCCCCCTCGCGCTCCCCGGGACGCACTTCACCCCGTACCTCACGGTGGCTGGCGCCGAGAACGCGTTCGCCCTGATCTCCGCCTCGAAGGCGTGGAACCTCGCCGGTCTCAAGGCGGCGCTCGCGGTCGCCGGGCCGCAGGCCGCCGCCGACCTCAACCGCATGCCGGAAGAGGTCAGCCACGGGCCCAGCCACCTGGGCGTCATCGCGCACACCGCCGCGTTCCGCGCCGGCGGGCCGTGGCTCGACCTCCTCCTCGCCGGCCTCGACGCCAACCGCACGCTTCTGGCGACGCTGCTGGCGAAGCACCTCCCGTCCGTGACGTACCACCGCCCCGAGGGCACCTACCTCGCCTGGCTGGACTGCACCGGGCTGGGCATCGCCACAGCGCAGCCGGACGGCGAACCCGGCGTGGCCAGCGAGGTCGCCGGACCCGCGAAGATGTTCCTCGACCGCGCGCGGGTCGCCCTCAGCTCCGGGCACGTGTTCGGCACCGGCGGGGCAGGCTTCGTACGACTCAACTTCGCCACCTCACCCGCGATCCTCACCGACGCCGTCACCCGCATGGGCCGGGCAGTCGACGCACACCACCCGTCTGCGGGCTGA
- a CDS encoding FAD-dependent oxidoreductase has product MKVRVVGAGVVGLTSALRLAQTGHEVEVVAAKMGNGTTSSVAAALWYPYRAYPEVDVTRWSATTYEVLCDLTSDPSAGVRMRLGQELFRQHTSDPWWREAVPELGRVAVERLPTGYVDGYELSVPVVDMAMHLPWLLGQLETAGVAVRTRHVDHLAEAFEDVDAVVNCTGLGSRELIDDETLTPVRGQVIVVAQFGLTEWQLDQNDPEHLIYVVPRSDTVLLGGTAEEGDEDLNVRPETAADMLKRCIELVPALDKARILSHRVGLRPGRPTVRLETEFIDRGPVVHCYGHGGAGVTLSYGCAEDVALLVSGLS; this is encoded by the coding sequence ATGAAGGTCAGGGTCGTCGGCGCCGGTGTTGTGGGCTTGACCAGTGCACTCCGTCTGGCGCAAACCGGTCATGAGGTCGAGGTAGTTGCCGCGAAGATGGGGAATGGCACCACATCGTCGGTCGCCGCCGCACTTTGGTATCCCTACCGCGCATACCCAGAGGTGGACGTAACCCGATGGTCGGCGACCACCTACGAGGTGCTGTGTGACCTGACCTCCGATCCGTCCGCCGGCGTTCGGATGCGCCTCGGGCAGGAGTTGTTCCGCCAGCACACCTCCGACCCGTGGTGGCGGGAAGCGGTTCCCGAGCTGGGTCGGGTTGCTGTCGAGCGACTGCCGACCGGCTACGTCGACGGTTACGAACTGAGCGTTCCGGTGGTGGACATGGCGATGCACCTGCCATGGCTGCTCGGTCAGTTGGAAACGGCGGGGGTCGCCGTCCGGACCCGGCACGTGGATCATCTAGCCGAGGCCTTCGAGGACGTGGACGCCGTGGTGAACTGCACGGGGCTGGGATCCAGGGAGTTGATCGACGACGAGACCCTCACACCGGTGCGGGGACAGGTGATCGTCGTCGCACAGTTCGGCCTGACCGAATGGCAACTCGATCAAAACGATCCCGAACACCTGATCTACGTCGTACCCAGGAGTGACACGGTGCTGCTCGGCGGCACCGCGGAGGAGGGCGACGAGGATCTGAACGTCAGGCCGGAAACGGCCGCGGACATGCTGAAACGGTGCATCGAGCTCGTACCCGCGCTCGACAAGGCCCGCATCCTCAGCCACCGCGTGGGCCTACGTCCCGGGCGCCCGACCGTGCGGCTGGAAACCGAGTTCATCGACCGCGGCCCGGTCGTGCATTGCTATGGCCACGGTGGCGCCGGAGTCACGCTGTCCTACGGCTGCGCCGAGGACGTCGCCCTACTCGTGTCGGGACTGTCGTGA
- a CDS encoding ribonuclease → MTTPESRRQEEQALESGEVYQDAEGRRTTDPGTAAAHAHSEADRNAEHLKRGEVGPGTPEK, encoded by the coding sequence ATGACCACACCCGAGAGTCGGCGGCAGGAGGAGCAAGCGCTCGAGAGCGGCGAGGTGTATCAGGACGCAGAGGGACGCCGAACCACCGACCCGGGCACCGCGGCTGCGCACGCACACAGCGAAGCCGACCGCAACGCCGAGCACTTGAAGCGCGGCGAGGTTGGTCCGGGCACCCCGGAGAAGTAG
- a CDS encoding aldo/keto reductase, whose protein sequence is MARGPAGCRPTTPHSKPSRYLRQSAHMSARRLGVEQIDLYYLHSGRATDAPFEDQVATLADLREQGLIRQIGLSNVSVEQFRTAQSIVDIAAVSALYNVSNRVGGALLEAAEASGAVLPGTR, encoded by the coding sequence TTGGCGCGCGGCCCGGCCGGCTGCCGACCCACCACACCACACTCAAAACCTTCAAGGTACCTGCGGCAGAGCGCGCACATGAGCGCCCGTCGACTCGGTGTCGAGCAGATCGACCTGTACTACCTACACAGCGGCAGGGCCACCGACGCTCCGTTCGAGGACCAGGTCGCCACCCTGGCCGACCTGCGTGAGCAGGGGTTGATCCGCCAAATTGGCCTCTCCAACGTCTCGGTCGAGCAGTTTCGTACCGCGCAGAGCATCGTCGACATCGCCGCGGTCTCCGCGCTCTACAATGTCAGTAACCGGGTCGGAGGGGCGTTGCTCGAAGCCGCCGAGGCGTCAGGCGCGGTGTTGCCTGGCACCCGGTGA